From one Anaerococcus prevotii DSM 20548 genomic stretch:
- a CDS encoding TatD family hydrolase: protein MALIDTHAHLTDETFDDDRLFILRDLSNFNVKAVINPGCNVKDSKLAVELAGKFSNFYAQVGIHPEEVSRMNENDLEIIENLAQNPKVVAIGEIGLDYYWRDDNKDEQKEVFIKQLEMARRLDLPVVVHTRDVGEDAYEILKDFRDLKVQIHCFSEGLDLLDKYMDLGFYISIGGVVTFSNGENEKLAASHVDINRLMLETDSPYLTPEPYRGLRNDPRKVIEVAREIAKLRGMKLKKLEKKTSKNAEEFFGL from the coding sequence GATGACAGGCTCTTTATACTAAGAGACCTGTCAAATTTTAATGTAAAGGCAGTAATAAATCCAGGATGCAATGTCAAAGATTCCAAATTGGCAGTTGAGCTTGCGGGTAAATTTTCTAATTTCTACGCCCAAGTAGGAATCCATCCTGAAGAAGTCTCTAGGATGAATGAAAATGACCTAGAAATAATAGAAAATCTTGCCCAAAATCCTAAAGTTGTAGCCATAGGCGAGATAGGCCTTGATTATTACTGGAGAGATGACAATAAGGACGAGCAAAAAGAAGTCTTTATCAAGCAATTAGAAATGGCGAGAAGGCTAGACCTTCCTGTAGTAGTTCATACAAGAGATGTGGGAGAAGATGCCTACGAGATCCTAAAGGACTTTAGGGACCTTAAGGTCCAAATCCATTGCTTTTCAGAAGGTCTAGATCTTTTGGATAAGTATATGGACCTTGGCTTTTATATTTCAATTGGAGGAGTCGTTACCTTTTCCAATGGAGAAAATGAAAAACTTGCCGCAAGTCATGTCGATATCAATAGACTAATGCTTGAAACAGATAGTCCCTACCTTACTCCAGAGCCTTACAGGGGATTAAGAAATGATCCTAGAAAAGTGATCGAAGTTGCAAGAGAAATAGCTAAACTTAGGGGAATGAAGCTTAAGAAACTTGAAAAGAAAACTAGCAAAAATGCAGAGGAATTTTTCGGCTTATGA